The following are encoded in a window of Sphaerisporangium siamense genomic DNA:
- a CDS encoding lytic polysaccharide monooxygenase auxiliary activity family 9 protein encodes MRRMITLSAAAVMAIGATVFVASPANAHGYISSPPSRQANCARGAVSNCGDIVWEPQSVEGPKGLRNCHGNVGRFAQLSDESKAWPAARVGRTVTFTWTLTARHRTSTWDYYVGGTRVASINDAGRQPGSTVSHTVNLGNVTGRTKVLAVWNVYDTANAFYNCVDLQVG; translated from the coding sequence ATGCGAAGAATGATCACGCTGTCCGCCGCCGCCGTGATGGCCATCGGTGCCACGGTGTTCGTGGCCTCCCCCGCCAACGCCCACGGCTATATCTCCTCGCCGCCGAGCCGGCAGGCCAACTGCGCCCGCGGCGCCGTCTCCAACTGCGGCGACATCGTCTGGGAGCCGCAGAGCGTCGAGGGCCCGAAGGGCCTGCGCAACTGCCACGGCAACGTCGGCAGGTTCGCCCAGCTCAGCGACGAGAGCAAGGCGTGGCCCGCCGCCCGCGTGGGCAGGACGGTCACCTTCACCTGGACGCTCACCGCCCGGCACCGGACCAGCACCTGGGACTACTACGTCGGCGGCACCCGCGTCGCGTCGATCAACGACGCCGGCAGGCAGCCCGGCTCCACCGTGTCCCACACGGTGAACCTCGGCAACGTCACCGGCCGGACCAAGGTGCTGGCGGTCTGGAACGTCTACGACACCGCGAACGCCTTCTACAACTGCGTGGACCTTCAGGTCGGCTGA
- a CDS encoding oxidoreductase, whose amino-acid sequence MPPKKWRTGLGLAAAVAILAATAPAHAETEPSGPARDLPSALDSGPAPGLPSASDAAPAGAPGVDEFARRLTWRLTPTGSTARLRGLSPVNGRVAWASGSLGTVLRTGDGGGHWTASGPPGTADLEFRDIEAFDARTAVVLSIGEGEASRVYRTEDGGRTWAETFRNDEPRAFYDCMAFFDRRHGLAMSDPVDGRFRVLSTDDGGRSWRVLSAGMPEALPGEAGFAASGQCLVTAGDRDVWLASGGGARSRVFHSRDRGRTWKVSDTPIPAGDPARGVFALAFRDPRHGIAVGGDYRAGQASPSAAAVTEDGGATWRPAAEPPAAYRSGVTWLPWAPFAAVAVGPAGSDVTLSAGARWRAFDGGSFDTVACTPDLSCWASGEQGRVARLAFGGR is encoded by the coding sequence ATGCCCCCCAAAAAGTGGCGAACCGGCCTCGGCCTCGCGGCGGCCGTCGCGATCCTGGCGGCCACGGCCCCGGCGCACGCCGAGACGGAACCCTCCGGCCCCGCCCGCGACCTTCCCTCCGCCCTGGACTCCGGCCCCGCCCCCGGCCTCCCGTCCGCCTCGGACGCCGCTCCCGCCGGCGCGCCCGGCGTGGACGAGTTCGCGCGCCGCCTCACCTGGCGGCTCACCCCGACCGGCAGCACCGCGCGCCTGCGCGGGCTGTCGCCCGTGAACGGGCGGGTCGCGTGGGCGTCCGGCTCGCTCGGCACCGTGCTGCGCACCGGCGACGGCGGCGGGCACTGGACGGCGTCCGGCCCGCCCGGCACCGCCGACCTGGAGTTCCGGGACATCGAGGCCTTCGACGCGCGCACCGCCGTGGTGCTGTCCATCGGCGAGGGCGAGGCGTCCCGCGTCTACCGCACCGAGGACGGCGGGCGCACCTGGGCCGAGACCTTCCGCAACGACGAGCCGCGCGCCTTCTACGACTGCATGGCCTTCTTCGACCGCAGGCACGGCCTCGCCATGAGCGACCCCGTCGACGGCAGGTTCCGCGTCCTGTCCACCGACGACGGCGGGCGGAGCTGGCGCGTGCTGTCCGCGGGCATGCCGGAGGCGCTTCCCGGCGAGGCCGGGTTCGCCGCGAGTGGCCAGTGCCTGGTGACGGCCGGCGACCGGGACGTGTGGCTGGCCTCGGGCGGCGGGGCGCGCTCGCGCGTCTTCCACTCGCGCGACCGGGGCCGCACCTGGAAGGTGTCCGACACCCCGATCCCCGCGGGCGACCCGGCGCGCGGCGTGTTCGCGCTGGCGTTCCGCGACCCGAGGCACGGCATCGCGGTGGGCGGGGACTACCGCGCCGGCCAGGCGTCGCCGAGCGCCGCCGCGGTGACCGAGGACGGCGGCGCCACCTGGAGGCCGGCCGCCGAGCCTCCCGCGGCCTACCGCTCGGGGGTGACCTGGCTCCCCTGGGCCCCGTTCGCCGCCGTCGCGGTCGGGCCGGCCGGCAGCGACGTGACGCTCTCCGCCGGGGCGCGGTGGCGCGCCTTCGACGGCGGGTCCTTCGACACCGTCGCGTGCACCCCGGACCTGAGCTGCTGGGCGTCCGGCGAGCAGGGCCGCGTCGCCCGCCTGGCGTTCGGCGGGCGGTGA
- a CDS encoding SAM-dependent methyltransferase: MNPSSFGPGFDPNTPNAARMYDYFLGGKDNLPADRDAADKVLKFVPEIPIGIRENRAFLIRAVRFLAEQGIRQFLDIGAGLPTQRNVHQVAAEHAPGSRTVYVDNDPQVLVHARALLQDSPQVLVVEGDLRRPDEILADPALRRHLDLGEPVAVLLLAIVHFIRDSEDPAGVIAKIRGALPPGSYMAISHVAVDERPQAAPGVERVYSGASAPFVARMSREIEPFFDGLELVEPGIVNLHQWRSDSPVVAPELDRIGAYFLCGVGRVG; encoded by the coding sequence ATGAACCCGTCCTCGTTCGGCCCGGGTTTCGACCCCAACACTCCGAACGCGGCGCGCATGTACGACTACTTTCTGGGTGGTAAGGACAATTTGCCCGCCGACCGCGACGCGGCGGACAAGGTGCTCAAGTTCGTACCGGAAATCCCCATAGGTATCCGCGAAAATCGCGCCTTTCTCATCCGCGCGGTACGGTTCCTCGCCGAGCAGGGCATCCGGCAGTTCCTCGACATCGGCGCCGGGCTCCCCACCCAGCGCAACGTCCACCAGGTGGCCGCCGAGCACGCCCCCGGCTCCCGCACCGTCTACGTCGACAACGACCCGCAGGTGCTCGTGCACGCCCGCGCGCTGCTGCAGGACAGCCCGCAGGTGCTGGTCGTCGAGGGCGACCTGCGGCGCCCGGACGAGATCCTCGCCGACCCGGCGCTGCGCCGCCACCTGGACCTCGGCGAACCCGTCGCCGTGCTCCTGCTGGCGATCGTCCACTTCATCAGGGACTCCGAGGACCCGGCCGGCGTCATCGCCAAGATCCGCGGCGCGCTCCCGCCCGGCAGCTACATGGCCATCTCGCACGTGGCCGTGGACGAGCGCCCCCAGGCCGCCCCGGGCGTCGAGCGCGTCTACAGCGGCGCCTCCGCCCCGTTCGTGGCGCGGATGTCGCGCGAGATCGAGCCGTTCTTCGACGGGCTGGAACTGGTCGAGCCGGGCATCGTGAACCTGCACCAGTGGCGCTCCGACAGCCCCGTGGTCGCCCCCGAGCTGGACAGGATCGGCGCCTACTTCCTGTGCGGGGTCGGCCGGGTCGGATAG